The sequence below is a genomic window from Pristiophorus japonicus isolate sPriJap1 unplaced genomic scaffold, sPriJap1.hap1 HAP1_SCAFFOLD_931, whole genome shotgun sequence.
accgtgggaatgtggggactgtgggaagggattcactcagtcatccactttgctgaatcaccagcgagttcacactggggagaggccattcacgtgctccgtgtgtgggaagggattcactcagtcataccACCTGGTGAGACACCAGCagattcacactgatgagagaccgttCAGTTGCTCTCACTGTGGAATGAGATTCAGGCAGTCATCCACGCTCACggaacaccagcgaattcacaccggggagaggccgttcacctgctccgtgtgtgggaagggattcactgtctcATCCCGCCtggtgagacaccagcgagttcacactggggagaggccattcacctgctcagtgtgtgggaagggattcactgtgtcatcccacctCACAGTGCACAAGCGAATCCACATTGGGGagcggccattcacctgctccgtgtgtgggaagggattcactcagttatcccacctcacGTCTCACCAACTTattcacaccaataagagaccttttaaatgttctggctgtgagaagagctttaaaagcacaaggGATCTGCTGAATcatcaacgcactcacactggagagaggccgttcacctgctcagtgtgtggtgaACGATTCGctcggttatccaacctgctgacacaacggcgagttcacactggggagaggccgttcacctgctcagagtgtgggaagggattcactcactcatccaacctgctgacacaccagcgatttcacactgatgagagaccttttaaatgttctgactgtgagaagagctttaaaagcacaaatGAGCTGATGaatcaccaacgcactcacactagggagagaccgttcacctgctccgtatgtgggaagagattcagtcgttcatccatcctgctgacacaccagcgagttcacactggggagagaccttttaaatgttctgactgtgagaagagttttaaaataaaaaatgatctgctgacacaccaacatACTCACACTGGGAAgtggccgttcacttgctctgtgtgtgggaaaggattcactcagtcatcccaactgctgaggcacacacgagttcacactggggagagaccattcatctgccctgattgtgggaagggattcactcagtcatccaccctgctgagacaccaacgggttcacactggggagagaccattcatctgccctgattgtgggaagggattcactacctcatccaacctgctgagacaccaacaagttcacactgggagaggctgttcacctgctgtgtgtgtgggaaaggattcaatcagTCATCTAACCTTCTGAcactccagtgagttcacactggggagaggccgctcTCCTGCCCCaacaatcacatccaggactgaaccatgttcattctgacagttggggtttgtttctgctgataaccccAATAACTGGGCTGGATTTTGTGTTTTGATATCTTTCAAATAAATtagctttgtttcaaacacaatGTGTCATGTCCTTGACATCTCCAaggtaagaggagactaattggtgTCCTGTTACAGACTGTTCCATTTTTGgatcttttctcctttctaactctagatcATTTCAGTTCTCATATCTTTCATTtctctcatggacaagtcccagaTCTCCATACCtttagagtgcctctcctagccttggtatccagggatggTATCGGTAACACGCCTGgggtcactaaacacaaaacccagtctgttaatcacttccagctactggacttagcgtgtgccccacagcatctccctCACTTTCGATGTGTGGATAGAGAATCATGCCTGCAAACCTAGTTTTCAAtttaaatccactcagcaaatgtactcaacaaaagtaaacacatcacggcccaataacccagctctatatttgcaggtgaaagtctgttatctaactccttgaGTGGACAAAATAAATAACGATCCCAAATGGAAGAACCCCTTGAATTCTTTGTCAATAGTTTTCCAATCCTGACTGGTTTCTtcctaactttttaaaaaattcctggtatgtgggcagcactggcaaggccatcatttattgcccatacctaactgtccttgagaaggtgatggtgagccactttcttgaacggtTGCAGTCCAGAAAAGCAGTATATAGCCGAGAcagggaggatttacagacgggaagcTTAAACCAAACATCCCATCAACATCTAACAGTCAATGTATTCATTGGGACCTGTATTTCATCAGCCATTGGATATTGAACCTGGAGAAACATGAGGACACCgccaccatggagaaaccatggaaatggGAGTGTGGGAATGAGTTCAGTTccccccatcccagctggaaactcatcgatacTGGGAGAGGCTGATTATCTGCTCCCTGTCTGGCAGGATTCAGTCGGTCATTAAATCCCATCTGAAAACTGAGTTCCCACAACATTCTAAAAGATGAATCTACAAGATGACAGGACAGAAAATTCTATTATATGACAGGGTCCACTTCAACTATCCAGGGCAGTGAGTCCCTGTAATATTGGATTTTAACCTGTGGGAAATATTCTGATGTGTTGTCAcggggcaaagcagcattgttactttaacatcaatttagtcaaactcaatgggcaatccAATCTCCAAATGGAAATGTCTCCTTAAAGCTGATAGTGTGGCCAGTTCTGCAGCTCATTTCTCTCTGTGAGTGAGTCAGAATAAGAAGCTTTAATAACAGCCGATGTTTTACAAAGAGAGActggaccaaaggacattggtggaatttaatgggctacaggaggctatttttaacagaaggaaagctggtcacagcacacAGACAGTTTAACAGACTCTCCATGGTCCACTctaacccccaccttctctctcactatttatggacactgctgcagtaattgctcctctgacctttcctctcttgttcctcctacacccctaatacatGGCCCTACacaacctccctccccccacatcctcactgtgctggaatccacaccagtctccaaatctgctccttgttctctccctggatcctgaaactactgaACTCGGTCTACCCCTCCTGAAGTTTACAGGCTCTAAACCTGAAGCTTGGTGTCCCTCACTCCCTAGTACTTgacttacctccccttctctcctttttTCCCCTTAgtcgtgttccacactctgggccttgggccttccctggggattctcagtatgaacagggggaatgtgtgttgagacaggatgtcccaactctccacctttaaagggacaaggagaggacccgctgggctgaatggtcctgctttatgacatcactgtagtgcccagcaaccaacctccctgagccctgcgcaTTATGGACTAGGTTTAGCTCAGTGCTGTGACAGGAAGGGAAACAGCAGGATTCaacccgtgtggagcccaggattaatggggagaggt
It includes:
- the LOC139257928 gene encoding zinc finger protein 271-like — protein: MEKPWECGDCGKGFTQSSTLLNHQRVHTGERPFTCSVCGKGFTQSYHLVRHQQIHTDERPFSCSHCGMRFRQSSTLTEHQRIHTGERPFTCSVCGKGFTVSSRLVRHQRVHTGERPFTCSVCGKGFTVSSHLTVHKRIHIGERPFTCSVCGKGFTQLSHLTSHQLIHTNKRPFKCSGCEKSFKSTRDLLNHQRTHTGERPFTCSVCGERFARLSNLLTQRRVHTGERPFTCSECGKGFTHSSNLLTHQRFHTDERPFKCSDCEKSFKSTNELMNHQRTHTRERPFTCSVCGKRFSRSSILLTHQRVHTGERPFKCSDCEKSFKIKNDLLTHQHTHTGKWPFTCSVCGKGFTQSSQLLRHTRVHTGERPFICPDCGKGFTQSSTLLRHQRVHTGERPFICPDCGKGFTTSSNLLRHQQVHTGRGCSPAVCVGKDSISHLTF